GGACCTGGAAGGTTTTCAGCAGCAAATCTGAGACAAACAGCTTTTAATTCCGTAGCATGATATTCATCAGCCAAAGCTAGAATTTTGGCAACAGAATTTACAGATATATTCTTGCAGAGACGAGATTCACACATTAATTTCAGTCTCTCTAGACAATACCTATCCGCTGCCGCTAACAATTTAGCTATTAGTGTTTCGGATACTGATGACAAGGAAGCAGAACTAGACTCAACACTTTCCACATCTTCCGAAAGAGTGTCTCTGTAAATAAAGTGCAACAAGGCCTATTTGACAcagcaacaaaaaaaaaatgataatgacTAAAAAATACAATCGAAAGAACAAGATACAGATTATGCCCTTAGAGGAATGCCAGAAAGAAAGATGTAAAAGGCTTCTCACCTTAAAAACCCTAGGTTCTAGATCGGTGATAaccatctctttcttttgcTCGTCCACCCCATCAAAAATTTCAGATCGGAAAACAGGGGATCGAGCAGCCAATACCAACTTATGAGAATGAAACTTTTCTCCAGCCACATCAAATGTAATATCTGAACCTTCCATATTTTCTAGCAGCATACCAAAATGTGCTCCTATATCAGACTCTGGCACTTGAATTGAGTGTAGTCGTGAACAATCTATCACCGACACAACAACTCCAACCGTACAATTTATTATCAAGCAGTCATCCTTGAGGTAATCTGATGTTTCAAGTAATGCTCGTCTGAAAAAGCGCTTGTATCCCCTAGATTAATGAAAACATGGGAGAAAGAACAATAATTTACGTCCGGTAAACTGAACATGGACAACAGGTAGACCATCCGCGGATTCTATTCAATCAGATAAAGCCTATAGAGTAGGCGTTATCAGATCGACAATATAATCAAATAAGTAAAGACTTGAAAGTTGAAACCGCATACAACCAGATGAcaaaaagtacataaaaataGCATTGGACAAAACACAAATTCTTCCACAGCAAAACACTTTATACCCGCCATGGAAATAGCATTATCACCTTGCTTAGAAAATACTTATGTTTCAAATTGAAATCGAAAGCTAATAAACAATAGATTTTGATCATAAGTTCTAGCCGAAACCTCATAAAGCATAATTTACCAAATCATACGTGCACATACAGAGTAGAACTTAAACATGTTAATCCATATATAGTTCCCACTTCCAACATCAAAATTCTCCTACTTGTCCAATGGCAAGGAATATCACAGACATTTGTTCAAGAGCATGAAAATTGGCCGCAGCATTGTTGTTTCCGCTACTTGTTCTTATTtcacaaactaaaattaaaactgTATCTGTTTTTTTATACAGAATAGTTCATTcattttcaatcaattgaaattaTTCCAGTTTCTACCAATCGCTTTTCCGCAGAGCATGTATTCATTCGATTTGTAAACATTCGATTAAAGTAActtaaaagagtaaaaagattaaaaccCTACCACATACTGCCGCGATATTTGAGGGTATAAGGTCCACTCTCAAGGGACCGATCGAAATGGCTATGAACCTTATGTTTGCCTTTGCCGCTCTGATCCATAAGCGTAAGCTCGAACAAGGCCCTAACATCGGTGCCTTCGCTAGCCAATGCAATGAAGACGGAGACGTAAGTGGAACTATCTTCGGGGTTTTTACCATCGGGGTAAAAGTAAATAGCCCACCGGTAGCCACCCACAGTGAAATTATCGCTGACAATGTGCTTCCCAATGCCCATCCCTTTGGCTAAGCTGTAACCTTGGATCACGAAACGGTGGGAACCGTTCAGCGTCTCCGTCACCGACTGGGAGCTGGTCGGAGAAAGCAGTGGGCTATGCTCAACCTTCAGTGTCGCCGCCGTCACCGGCGATGTTGCTCCGTTCGTCATGGGTTTTGGATTTGATAGATTCGACGAATTGAGGAAGTATTTGCAGTAGAAGTTaagaaatttaggttttttgtttttatttcttgtatttataaagaattatattttttaaaggttaatttctattttatattgtaattatataattatataatttataattttaaaaaaataacaaaacaaatttattatatgcaaatttatCTAAATGCTCAATATTTTCATGTACTCttcaaaatatgaattattcCAAATTTCACTTACGAATAAGGTTATGAAGTACGCAATATGTTAGTATGATCCAACAGTGTTATTTTATGCTATACTGAGATTATGTTGTTTACGCgagaaatcttttttttaaaacagtaTATGTTCTCTCAACCATATTTTGACTCAATTTTTTCAAACAGTATTGTACCTGTCGATATAGTGGaaaaaaatcttttatatattcataaCTAGCATCTACcacataatatttaaattcacaaataatctataactttaattatataaacttaattttaaaaatatttatactaagttataacttttttataaaatgaaaattatataaaaataatatatagtttataatatataacgttgtaaaaaattataaagggtttaacaattttaataatatttttataaataatataattttattataaatttagaaattttatttttattactaagTTGCGGTAAATAATtgtaacacaattttaataaataagtacattattatttttataatatataacatggaACGTAAATAAGTTATGTCgatattttttacaataattttataaataaatatattataatatttttatgacaTTTTATAACACAAATTATTTTGTATGATATACTTTTTATCttaactttagaaaatttttaaattttataatataattttagattttttactATAATCATTTAAAAGTGTTCATgcttgtaatataatttttatatcttaagctcatatgaaaaataaattttaaaattaaattatgtacgagaatttaaaaagttataagtAATTGGATTTGAGCGTAATTTTATTTACGTAACTACTAccataatgaaaataaaaatagaatttgaagaaatgaaatcaaatatCTATGCATTCTTTTATATATCCCTTGTTGTCTTATTTCCTTTCGGCCCAATTGGGTTGGGTGGAGTTATGGTGAGACACGAGTTTAAGCTTGAGGGGATCATCAAGTccgttcaaataaatatttttagaattggaTAGGTGGTCGAATCGGTCCATCCACCAATTCGTCGGTTCAATACCCTTCTTCAGACTGACACTCCAACAAATTTCCAATCCAATTCAAAAAACGTCAATTAAAATGACCTAATTTCAAGCCCTTAAGCCAAAAAAACTTACACTAACTCATGAACATCTCTagtgatttgtttaaaattttgttttaggaaGTAAACTACCTCAACAGTCTCTacaattatgaaatatttttattttggtcacccaaaatattattaccaccattaaataaataaatcaaattgatcaCTCAATCATGTTCTTCCGGAAATATGTACATTTCACCTATTATCCATAATTTCCATTAAATACTGTTAATTTATATGCATGTGTTTTTTTATCTTACACATAATTGTattccttttaactttttatgttattaatattttaataatccaTCATGCCAAAACagtaaattaaaaagaattgcTCAACAATGTATATGAGAAATATATTAACACAGACATCATTCTCAATCaatatgaattgatttgaaatattacacacatgataaatataaattatattgaaaacaaaaattacaaaatttgattgagttttaaatacATAAGAAAAGATTGATttacatgtaaaattatttgtatGATTTCATCTTTTGATCATCATAAATTATGCacattgaattttgaataaatttaaaatgtgtaactatttatttcatataacaaTCCATATGGTGTGGAATATTAGAATATTAACCAtacaaatatgtaattttacaaTAAAGTGGGATAGATTGGAATCATAAAGAAGAAACATTGAATTCTCTTCCAAATtgttctaatttaattttaatggcaccaagaatagaaataaaagcaCCAAATGTATAATGATAGGGACAgtaatgaacaaaaaaatacaGGGCAAACAAGTAAGAAATAGTATGTAAACATGAAACCCACAATCAAAAACTAGtacaataaaaacatttatGTCCTACCaaggaaatataaattttagcaaACTGGTCTGccctggttttttttttttttggggggggttTTCACCGGTTTTGGCTCGATTATGGTTAGACAGAGAGGTTCTTACTTGGCCATCATGACCTTGACGAACTCATCGTAGTTGATCTGCCCATCACCATCAACATCAGCTTCACGGATCATCTCATCAACTTCCTCATCTGTAAGCTTTTCACCAAGATTTGTCATGACATGACGGAGCTCGGCAGCAGATATGAAACCATTCTGGTCCTTGTCGAACACCCTGAATGCTTCTTTAAGTTCCTCTTCTGAGTCGGTATCTTTCATCTTTCTTGCCATCAGGTTAAGGAATTCCGGGAAATCAATGGTCCCATTTCCATCGGCGTCAACTTCGTTTATCATATCTTGAAGTTCTGCCTCAGTTGGGTTCTGCCCAAGTGATCGCATCACGGTTCCCAGCTCCTTGGTAGTAATGCACCCTGCAGCAAGGATAAGAATAAATGCAACAAACAAATACTGTGATATTGGTAAACAATCAACACCACTAACTACATTTGACCAGGACAGGATTCGTAGAAGGTCATATCCACATACCCATGTCCACATATGAGTCAAAATACGAGCACCGAACATGGATACTTccagaaaaaaacaaaaaatttgagcAACATAGCAGTAAGATTTCACGTTAAAAGATAATTCAGAAAGACTTACACAGCCAAGCAAGAAATGAAGAGGATGGTAAACCGGTTTTCTATGTGCCAAAGGAAAGCATCGatgaatttaatctaatttatcaaattaccagAACCTAACCACTGATAAGTTTCACGGCATGGACATCCAAGTTCGATAAATCACGGATTAGATAATAAATACCATACAAGTAATTACACAAAAAAACTATACATGTTTTCCCATCATAGATGAATTCCATATCCTTACTGTAGAGCGAGACATCATATTTCATCGATTAGGATAACATGTCACGGAAATAATCAATAGAATCATTCACAACATGTCTTGAATTTTCATGAGTATTAACCTATAGAATAATCCCGGATTCGGCTGTATTAAGCTTCAAGCACACTAAATAGAAACATAGAAGTTGATGTTCAAGATGGAACAATGAGCCAATGACTTTTACCATCAATATGCATGTCCATTAAAGTACTAATGGAGATCATACATTTCAGTATATATTGATAATGCAAGTTCAATTAAAGGGAATCAAATCCAACAGTAATGAAAGCTTCGCTAAGAAGATTAAGATTTTACAGAAAGTATATGTCGAAAGTCAAATAAAACGAGCAAATCGAAAtctcaaacataaataataatctaaacaGATTCATGTTTGCATCCAAAAAACGTCAAATAAATGAAATCAATGAGACGACCGCGAAAAGGTTAacaataattgaaaatgaaagagagcaaataaaacttaaaagcaATATCaaataaaggaaatgaaatcaCAAAACAAGAAGAACAGACTCGTAAATTCATAAATAGGAAAGCTAGGTCCGTCACATCATTCGAATCGCAAACGAAAACGATCGCAgtattaaacaacaaaaaattatgCATCCAAAAAAAAACGAAGCTTAGATCTATGAATCGGGGCTGAATCGAATGAAGAAACTCGATAAAAAATGGTTTaagaaaaggaggaaaaaaaacttgaagaagtaaagcaaaaaaaataaagagaaagatAAAGGACCATCGCCATCCTTGTCGAAGAGGCTAAAGGCCTCCTTGAACTCAGAGATCTGTTCGTCGGTAAGCTGATCggccattttcttttctttgtactATTTTCTCGGAAATGGGGAGAGAGAAAAATCGAGGAGGAAAATGAAGACAACGTGCGAGGTGGGAAATGTGGAAAATATAGAAAGGAGGGGAAATGGCAAGCCTTTATATAAAGGGCCCAAAATTAGGCCCAACACAAATTAAGGCATCTAATTGTCTCTCATCCGCTCGCATTTGCTCACTTTAGTTTTTGTAATACAACCACTTATTATAAATTAgattatgtataaattataggGAAAATTGTgactttagtccttttactttactttaattaatttaaattttttcacttttcacttttcgaattttgaaattttagtcttagtTTAAATAgttgtaattattttcatttggtttaatttaattactagtcatttattatgtttatagTTGTTGATTTGGCCTATATATTCTAATTGATTCATTcaaagtccctatacttttcaaattttaaaattttaaacttgattCAAATGACGGTGTGCACAtgaaaatatcaaaagtttggTTCGTTAAAATCCCTATACTTTTCTAATctttaattgatattaatttcGAATTCGATCTCCAAATAACCCAAGGAATATCATTGGTGTGTACATGAAAATATCAAAAgcttaattctttaaaaatatcgtcaaccatttattttttatcgatTTCAAGCGATCCACCTAAAAATCGATTCAATCTTTTTATCTAAATCGATATACCAACCGAATTTTAATCCAATGAATGCATGAACCGAAAAAGACTTTCTAATGCGAAGTTAATGCCACGTAGattgttacattttttattttaatcatttaatgactcgataatattttcattaactttGAGTTGTTGTGATAAAAGTTATCACAAATTTTCTCTTGTTGTTACTTGGACTTTAAATTGCTCCTTcgtaaaacatataatataagatGATAAAATGGGTTGAGCGTGAAATTTTAAGGAACTGAAATTTGATCCGATCAAGGTGTTTGGATGATTTATTGAATgcaagttaaaaaattaagtttgctcgaattgaattaaatgttgctttttatttaatttataattaattttaaattttctatgtaaaataaatgttttatctttaaatttgtgaaaataaattaaaataaaaaatccctTTTTAAAGGTAACaaccatataaaatttattaattaattttatttgtttaaacaaatatttctacaaatatttattaaaaaaatttgaaaatttaccaaataatatatttaaaagatataaaaaatttcatcttttaaataaataaataataacataaaaaaagagAATCGAACCCGGTCCAAATCATGATGAGccattcaaaatttaaaaaaaaccgaGCCGATTTCATCCCTAAATAAAACaatgaatgattaaaaaaataaaaaataaagttaggTAAGATGACAAGAGTCTCCTCTACCTTAACTAGTGGTCAATGATTTGATCCTCGCATTGGGTatggaataattttaaaactcgtGGCAAATATCTATCCATTAATGGACCTATAAAATGTGGAGGATtgggaaataatttttttaagggaggtcaaagtataatttaatcattgtatCAACAtgttatttcataatttttaaatggactataaaaaatttaccatCTTAGGTTAATTATTGAGCTGAGCTCGAGCTTGAGCTTGAGTACATATGAGCTTAATCGAGCTCAAGTTTAAgcttgaatatgaaaattgataaacGAGTTAAATCGAGCTCGCTTGAGCTCAAGCTTAGAAATAAATGTTTGATCAAGCTCAACAAATGCACACCATAATAGAAGCCAAGGGGCCTTGGCCCCTACAAAATTTttcgaaattttaatttttaccttgaaaattgtt
The nucleotide sequence above comes from Gossypium raimondii isolate GPD5lz chromosome 13, ASM2569854v1, whole genome shotgun sequence. Encoded proteins:
- the LOC105782323 gene encoding BTB/POZ and MATH domain-containing protein 4, encoding MTNGATSPVTAATLKVEHSPLLSPTSSQSVTETLNGSHRFVIQGYSLAKGMGIGKHIVSDNFTVGGYRWAIYFYPDGKNPEDSSTYVSVFIALASEGTDVRALFELTLMDQSGKGKHKVHSHFDRSLESGPYTLKYRGSMWGYKRFFRRALLETSDYLKDDCLIINCTVGVVVSVIDCSRLHSIQVPESDIGAHFGMLLENMEGSDITFDVAGEKFHSHKLVLAARSPVFRSEIFDGVDEQKKEMVITDLEPRVFKALLHFIYRDTLSEDVESVESSSASLSSVSETLIAKLLAAADRYCLERLKLMCESRLCKNISVNSVAKILALADEYHATELKAVCLRFAAENLPAVMRSDGFEYLKDNCPSLQSELLKTIAGCEEDYGSGGKSRSVWAQLSDGTDTNGRRVRQRT
- the LOC105782326 gene encoding calmodulin, with product MADQLTDEQISEFKEAFSLFDKDGDGCITTKELGTVMRSLGQNPTEAELQDMINEVDADGNGTIDFPEFLNLMARKMKDTDSEEELKEAFRVFDKDQNGFISAAELRHVMTNLGEKLTDEEVDEMIREADVDGDGQINYDEFVKVMMAK